One part of the Bacillus spongiae genome encodes these proteins:
- a CDS encoding GNAT family N-acetyltransferase, with product MRLIRFPEGLVIVEKGGVPIGQIELQIKKIENKEIGYVNLFYLTPEYREKGYGSILIDYAESYFYKHKLKEYQLRVSTTNQRAIRFYKKYGFNLLRIEKEETVPRYRMRKCLA from the coding sequence ATGAGACTGATAAGGTTTCCGGAAGGGTTAGTAATCGTAGAAAAAGGTGGTGTACCCATTGGCCAAATTGAACTTCAAATCAAAAAGATAGAAAATAAAGAGATAGGATATGTAAATCTGTTTTATCTAACTCCAGAATATAGAGAAAAGGGTTATGGTTCAATATTAATTGATTATGCAGAGAGCTATTTTTATAAACATAAGTTAAAAGAATATCAACTGAGAGTGTCTACTACAAATCAAAGAGCGATTCGGTTTTATAAAAAATATGGCTTTAATTTATTACGTATAGAAAAAGAAGAGACGGTACCTAGATATAGAATGAGAAAATGTTTAGCTTAA